A genome region from Deltaproteobacteria bacterium HGW-Deltaproteobacteria-2 includes the following:
- a CDS encoding 30S ribosomal protein S3: MGQKVNPVGLRLGYIKKWQSVWFANKKYSEMLHEDLQIRKYLKKKLYHAGISKIEIERAANKAKVNIYSARPGVIIGKKGSEIEKLKAEIEKFSQAEIIINILEVRKPEVDAQLVAENVAMQLEKRVAFRRAMKKCVGYALKFGAKGIKIACSGRLGGAEMSRSEWYREGRVPLHTLRADIDYGFTEAHTAYGLIGVKVFIFHGEILPTKNEK; the protein is encoded by the coding sequence TTGGGTCAGAAAGTTAACCCTGTAGGATTACGATTAGGCTACATTAAAAAGTGGCAATCAGTATGGTTCGCCAATAAAAAATATAGCGAAATGTTGCATGAAGATTTGCAGATTAGAAAGTATCTTAAGAAAAAGCTTTATCATGCAGGGATTTCTAAAATTGAGATTGAACGGGCAGCTAATAAAGCCAAGGTAAATATTTATTCCGCCAGGCCTGGTGTAATCATCGGGAAAAAAGGTTCAGAAATCGAAAAGCTGAAAGCTGAAATCGAGAAGTTTTCGCAGGCAGAAATTATCATTAATATTCTAGAAGTACGTAAGCCGGAAGTGGATGCCCAACTTGTTGCGGAAAATGTTGCCATGCAGTTAGAAAAAAGAGTCGCGTTTCGTCGCGCGATGAAAAAATGTGTCGGTTATGCTTTAAAATTTGGTGCCAAGGGAATAAAAATAGCCTGCTCCGGAAGATTAGGCGGTGCGGAAATGTCACGGTCGGAATGGTATCGTGAAGGCCGTGTGCCATTGCATACTTTGCGCGCGGATATTGATTATGGATTTACCGAAGCACATACTGCTTACGGATTGATAGGTGTTAAGGTTTTTATTTTCCATGGAGAAATTTTACCGACGAAGAATGAAAAATAA
- a CDS encoding 50S ribosomal protein L22 gives MEVKAVVKYVRMSPQKVRLVADVIRGKKVQEARNILLYTRKYAAGIIANVLKSAVANAAQNPNIDENILYIKEIFVDQGPALKRWRAAAQGKASPIKKKSSHITVILDEM, from the coding sequence ATGGAAGTCAAAGCAGTTGTAAAATATGTAAGAATGTCGCCGCAGAAAGTAAGGCTTGTGGCTGATGTGATAAGAGGGAAAAAGGTGCAGGAAGCACGTAATATTCTTCTTTATACAAGAAAATACGCGGCGGGCATAATTGCCAACGTTTTAAAATCAGCTGTTGCCAATGCGGCCCAGAATCCTAACATTGACGAAAATATTCTTTACATAAAGGAAATTTTCGTGGATCAAGGACCGGCATTAAAGCGTTGGCGGGCTGCTGCGCAAGGAAAGGCGTCGCCAATTAAAAAGAAAAGTTCACATATTACAGTTATTTTGGACGAAATGTAA
- a CDS encoding 30S ribosomal protein S19 gives MARSIKKGPYIEERLLTRIRKMEAEGNKNVIKTWSRRSTITPELIGYTFAVHNGKKFIPVYVTENMVGHKLGEFAPTRIFYSHSGDRKTKVRA, from the coding sequence GTGGCACGTTCGATCAAAAAAGGTCCATATATTGAAGAAAGGTTGTTGACCAGGATCAGGAAAATGGAAGCAGAGGGCAACAAAAATGTAATTAAGACCTGGTCACGTCGTTCAACTATAACTCCGGAACTAATTGGCTATACCTTTGCAGTGCATAACGGGAAAAAATTCATTCCGGTCTATGTGACAGAGAATATGGTGGGACATAAATTAGGTGAGTTTGCGCCGACAAGAATCTTTTATTCGCATTCGGGTGATCGGAAGACTAAAGTCCGCGCTTAA
- a CDS encoding 50S ribosomal protein L2 produces MGIIKYKPTSPGRRFQSVSDFAEITSSEPVKSLLKPLKRTGGRNCHGRITSRFIGGGHKRKYRVIDFCRNKADIPAKVAAIEYDPNRSARIALLNYRDGEKRYIVAPAQINVGDVLVSGDKADIKPGNAVPLKYIPLGSLIHNVELKVGRGGQLIRSAGAYGQLMAKEGSYAQVRLPSGEVRKVFIECMATIGQVGNNEHENISLGKAGRKRWLGKKPHNRGVVMNPVDHPMGGGEGKSSGGRHPCTPWGVPTKGHKTRKNKNTDKYIVKRRG; encoded by the coding sequence ATGGGAATTATCAAGTATAAACCAACATCACCGGGCAGAAGATTTCAGAGTGTTTCTGATTTTGCAGAGATTACTTCTTCTGAACCGGTAAAAAGCCTGTTGAAACCGTTGAAGAGGACAGGTGGTCGCAATTGCCATGGTAGAATTACATCCCGGTTTATTGGCGGTGGTCATAAACGTAAATATCGAGTGATAGATTTTTGCCGTAACAAAGCCGATATACCGGCCAAGGTTGCTGCAATCGAATATGACCCCAACAGATCTGCAAGAATCGCTTTGCTCAATTACCGTGATGGTGAAAAAAGATACATTGTCGCTCCAGCGCAGATCAATGTGGGAGATGTTCTGGTCAGCGGTGATAAAGCTGATATTAAACCGGGTAATGCCGTTCCGTTGAAATATATTCCTTTGGGATCGTTGATTCATAATGTTGAATTAAAGGTTGGTCGCGGCGGACAATTGATCAGATCAGCCGGAGCGTATGGTCAGCTAATGGCCAAAGAAGGAAGTTATGCTCAAGTACGGCTTCCGTCGGGAGAAGTGCGCAAAGTATTTATTGAGTGCATGGCAACAATTGGACAAGTGGGAAACAACGAACATGAAAACATTAGTCTCGGTAAAGCCGGACGAAAGCGGTGGTTAGGGAAAAAGCCGCATAATCGCGGTGTCGTAATGAACCCGGTTGATCATCCGATGGGCGGTGGAGAAGGTAAGTCGTCAGGTGGCCGACATCCATGCACACCATGGGGTGTTCCGACAAAGGGTCATAAAACACGAAAAAATAAGAATACTGATAAATACATTGTTAAGAGAAGGGGTTAA
- a CDS encoding 50S ribosomal protein L23: MEVHQVIKKIVITEKSTTAREESNKYFFEVDRKANKVEISKAVEKLFKVKVADVRVINVLGKKKRMGRIVGQKSSWKKAIVTLAAGNRIEIAEGV, translated from the coding sequence ATGGAAGTACATCAAGTTATAAAAAAAATAGTAATTACAGAAAAAAGCACTACGGCGCGGGAAGAATCGAATAAATATTTTTTCGAAGTCGATCGCAAAGCAAATAAAGTTGAAATCAGCAAAGCAGTGGAGAAACTATTTAAAGTCAAAGTTGCTGATGTCCGTGTTATAAACGTTTTAGGAAAAAAGAAGAGAATGGGCCGGATTGTGGGGCAAAAGAGTTCCTGGAAAAAAGCGATTGTAACCCTCGCCGCCGGCAATCGTATTGAAATTGCCGAAGGCGTATAA
- a CDS encoding 50S ribosomal protein L4, with protein sequence MAVADVFDIENKKVAQVDLNDAVFGAEVNEAIIYDVVKMQLASRRSGTASTKTRSDVSGGGKKPWRQKGTGRARAGSSRSPIWRSGGTVFGPHPRDYSYSVPKKVRKKALISALSLKFKENKMLILKDFPMEKISTRVFKNVVDLFSLKKALFVLADNNEVLLKSSRNIKNIKMIRSEGINVYDILNHEHLILLEPSVKKIEGALLA encoded by the coding sequence ATGGCAGTTGCGGATGTTTTTGATATTGAGAATAAAAAAGTTGCTCAGGTTGATTTGAATGACGCTGTGTTTGGCGCCGAAGTCAATGAGGCTATTATATACGATGTGGTTAAAATGCAGTTGGCATCACGCCGTTCCGGTACTGCTTCCACTAAAACCAGGAGTGATGTAAGCGGCGGCGGGAAAAAACCTTGGCGACAGAAAGGAACGGGTAGGGCAAGAGCTGGAAGTTCCAGATCGCCTATTTGGAGAAGCGGTGGAACGGTTTTCGGTCCGCATCCCCGGGATTATTCTTATAGTGTGCCCAAGAAAGTGCGTAAGAAGGCCTTGATATCTGCTTTGAGTCTGAAATTTAAAGAGAACAAGATGTTAATACTGAAAGACTTTCCCATGGAAAAAATCAGTACACGCGTATTTAAAAACGTAGTTGATCTCTTTAGTCTCAAAAAAGCTCTTTTTGTTCTGGCTGATAATAATGAGGTTTTGCTGAAATCATCGCGAAATATAAAAAACATTAAGATGATCAGATCGGAGGGTATTAATGTTTATGATATTCTTAATCATGAGCATTTGATCCTTCTTGAACCCTCTGTAAAAAAAATTGAGGGAGCATTGTTAGCATAA
- a CDS encoding 50S ribosomal protein L3: MSKGIIGKKLGMTQVFAEDGSTVGVTAIEVEPSVVVQIKTKDKDGYDAIQLGYGRIKQKNVTKPLQGHFNKANKGFFRNLKEFQATSEKYEAGQEITADIFQTGDFVDVVGTSKGKGFQGVVKRHGFGGGRATHGSMHHRAPGSIGASADPSRVFKGTKMGGQMGNVRKTIQNIQVWQVRPDRNLLLLKGSIPGSKNGLILIKKAKKKSA, encoded by the coding sequence ATGAGCAAGGGAATAATTGGAAAAAAATTAGGAATGACCCAAGTGTTTGCAGAAGACGGATCAACAGTCGGTGTAACTGCGATTGAGGTGGAGCCATCTGTTGTTGTGCAGATAAAAACAAAAGATAAAGATGGATATGATGCCATTCAACTTGGTTACGGCAGGATCAAACAGAAAAACGTGACTAAACCATTGCAGGGTCATTTTAATAAAGCTAATAAAGGGTTTTTCCGTAATTTGAAGGAATTTCAAGCGACATCGGAAAAATATGAAGCGGGACAGGAGATTACGGCGGACATTTTTCAAACCGGTGATTTTGTCGATGTTGTCGGAACATCAAAAGGAAAAGGATTTCAGGGCGTTGTTAAAAGACACGGCTTTGGCGGTGGTAGGGCCACGCATGGTTCCATGCATCATCGGGCGCCGGGTTCCATTGGCGCCAGTGCCGATCCATCGCGCGTATTTAAGGGTACAAAAATGGGTGGCCAAATGGGTAATGTCCGTAAGACCATCCAGAATATACAAGTATGGCAGGTTCGTCCCGATAGAAATTTGCTTTTACTAAAAGGATCAATTCCCGGCAGTAAAAACGGACTAATATTAATTAAAAAAGCAAAGAAAAAAAGTGCTTAA
- a CDS encoding 30S ribosomal protein S10: MKEQKIRIRLKAYDYKLLDRSVEEIVETAKRTGARVAGPIPIPTEINKYCVNRSPHVDKKSREQFEIRTHKRLIDIVGPTQATVDALMKLDLSAGVDVEIKA, from the coding sequence ATGAAAGAACAAAAGATTAGAATTCGTCTCAAAGCTTACGATTATAAACTTTTAGATCGTTCTGTAGAAGAAATAGTGGAAACGGCAAAAAGAACCGGTGCGCGTGTTGCAGGTCCTATCCCTATTCCTACCGAAATCAATAAGTATTGCGTAAATCGTTCCCCGCATGTGGACAAGAAATCTCGCGAACAGTTTGAAATCAGAACACATAAAAGATTAATAGATATAGTCGGACCTACTCAAGCCACAGTTGACGCTTTGATGAAACTGGATCTATCGGCCGGAGTTGACGTAGAAATAAAAGCGTAG
- the tuf gene encoding elongation factor Tu — MAKKKFERTKPHLNIGTIGHVDHGKTTLTAAITKYLAKKGFAEFRAFDSIDNAPEEKERGVTINISHVEYETEKRHYAHVDCPGHADYIKNMISGAAHMDGTILVVAASDGPMPQTREHILLARQVQVPYVVVFLNKVDLVDDPELLDLVELELRELLTAYEFPGDDIPIIRGSALKALEAEDINSPDVKCISELMDAVDNYIPEPKRDTDKPFLMPVGDVFTISGRGTVVTGRVDRGIVKVGEEVEIIGIRPTIKTVVTGVEMFRKTLDEGRAGDDVGLLIRGIKREEVERGQVVAKPGSITPHTKFEAAVYVLTKEEGGRHTPFFTGYRPQFYFRTTDVTGVANLPEGIEMVMPGDNVKMSIELIMPIAMEEQLRFAIREGGRTVGAGVVSKVIE, encoded by the coding sequence ATGGCAAAGAAAAAATTTGAAAGGACTAAGCCGCATTTAAATATTGGAACAATCGGTCACGTGGATCATGGAAAAACCACATTAACGGCCGCCATTACCAAATATCTGGCGAAAAAAGGTTTTGCGGAATTCCGAGCCTTTGATTCTATTGATAACGCACCGGAAGAAAAAGAACGCGGCGTTACCATCAATATCTCCCATGTGGAATATGAAACAGAGAAAAGACATTACGCTCACGTTGACTGTCCGGGCCACGCCGACTATATTAAAAACATGATTTCCGGCGCCGCTCATATGGACGGAACGATTCTGGTTGTGGCCGCCTCTGATGGTCCAATGCCTCAGACACGAGAGCATATCCTCCTTGCCCGTCAGGTGCAGGTTCCTTACGTTGTCGTTTTTCTCAATAAAGTAGATCTGGTTGATGATCCCGAACTTTTGGATTTGGTCGAACTGGAATTAAGAGAACTTTTGACTGCATATGAATTCCCCGGTGATGATATTCCCATCATTCGTGGTTCAGCCCTCAAAGCGCTGGAAGCCGAAGATATCAATTCTCCCGATGTGAAATGCATCTCCGAACTGATGGACGCCGTGGATAATTATATTCCCGAACCGAAACGCGATACCGATAAACCTTTCCTGATGCCGGTTGGTGACGTTTTCACGATTTCCGGTCGTGGTACCGTTGTTACGGGTAGAGTGGACAGAGGTATTGTCAAGGTTGGTGAAGAAGTTGAAATAATCGGAATCAGACCAACCATCAAGACAGTTGTTACGGGTGTGGAAATGTTCCGTAAAACCCTTGATGAAGGCCGTGCCGGCGATGATGTCGGTTTATTGATTCGCGGTATCAAACGTGAAGAAGTGGAAAGAGGCCAGGTTGTGGCAAAACCCGGTTCCATTACTCCTCATACAAAATTTGAAGCTGCCGTTTACGTTTTAACCAAGGAAGAAGGTGGCAGACACACACCATTCTTTACAGGCTATCGCCCACAGTTTTACTTCCGTACGACGGACGTAACCGGTGTGGCAAATCTTCCTGAAGGTATAGAAATGGTCATGCCCGGTGATAATGTCAAAATGAGCATTGAATTAATTATGCCCATTGCAATGGAAGAGCAACTGAGATTCGCTATTCGCGAGGGTGGGAGAACTGTAGGCGCTGGAGTCGTAAGCAAGGTTATTGAATAG
- a CDS encoding 30S ribosomal protein S7 has protein sequence MPRRREIEKRDILPDPKFNNKLVARFVNSLLKRGKKSVAESILYGSFDIIEKRLKEQPVELFEKALNNVKPVIEVKSRRVGGSTYQVPTEVVPARRTALAIRWLISNAQERTEKTMREKLAAELIDAANNRGGAIKKKEAVHKMAEANKAFAHYKF, from the coding sequence ATGCCGAGAAGACGGGAAATAGAAAAAAGAGACATTTTGCCCGATCCCAAGTTTAATAACAAACTTGTAGCAAGATTTGTTAATTCTTTATTGAAAAGAGGCAAAAAGAGCGTTGCGGAAAGTATTCTTTACGGATCTTTCGATATTATCGAAAAGAGATTAAAGGAACAACCTGTTGAGCTTTTCGAAAAGGCTCTCAATAACGTGAAGCCGGTAATTGAAGTGAAATCAAGACGTGTCGGCGGTTCCACTTATCAGGTGCCGACGGAAGTTGTACCGGCCAGACGTACCGCGTTGGCGATTCGCTGGTTGATATCCAACGCTCAGGAACGCACGGAAAAAACCATGCGTGAGAAACTGGCCGCTGAATTGATAGATGCCGCTAATAATCGTGGCGGAGCGATCAAGAAAAAAGAAGCTGTGCATAAGATGGCTGAAGCGAATAAAGCTTTTGCCCATTATAAATTTTAA
- a CDS encoding 30S ribosomal protein S12 — protein sequence MPTISQLIRKGRIKVQKKTNTPALAGSPQRRGVCVRVYTTTPKKPNSALRKVARIRLTSGYEVTSYIPGIGHNLQEHSVVLVRGGRVKDLPGVRYHVIRGTLDTVGVQDRKQGRSKYGAKKPS from the coding sequence ATGCCGACGATAAGTCAGTTGATTCGAAAAGGCCGAATCAAAGTACAAAAGAAAACAAATACACCGGCTCTGGCGGGTTCGCCTCAGAGGCGCGGTGTTTGCGTCAGAGTATATACTACGACACCCAAAAAGCCGAATTCAGCTTTGCGGAAAGTGGCCAGGATTCGTCTTACAAGCGGTTATGAAGTTACTTCTTACATTCCGGGTATCGGTCACAATCTTCAGGAGCATTCTGTTGTCCTGGTGCGCGGAGGCAGAGTTAAAGATTTGCCAGGTGTCAGATATCATGTAATCAGAGGCACGCTTGATACAGTGGGAGTGCAGGATCGCAAACAGGGTAGATCAAAGTACGGTGCGAAAAAGCCAAGTTAA
- the rpoC gene encoding DNA-directed RNA polymerase subunit beta', giving the protein MEDVFSYFEKPKNQIKFNAMKISIASPDKILSWSRGEVKKPETINYRTFKPEKDGLFCAKIFGPVKDYECLCGRYKRMKHRGVVCEKCGVEVIQSKVRRERMGHITLATPVAHIWFLKSLPSRIGNAVDLLLRDLEKVLYFESWIVLDPKDTPLKKKELLTDEEYDEAREQYGQNGFVAGIGAEAIRQLLEEIDLEKLYEELRTEIVTSFSDTKKKKLIKRLKVVEALRKSGNKPEWMILTILPVIPPDLRPLVPLDGGRFATSDLNDLYRRVINRNNRLKRLQELNAPEIIIRNEKRMLQEAVDVLFDNGRRGRAITGTNKRPLRSLSDMLKGKQGRFRQNLLGKRVDYSGRSVVTVGPDLRLHQCGLPKKMAIELFKPFIYNRLLEKGYVTTVKSAKKMVEKETSEVWDALDEVVREYPVILNRAPTLHRLGMQAFEPVLIEGKAIQLHPLVCTAFNADFDGDQMAVHVPLSIEAQTEARVLMMSTNNILSPANGSPIIIPSQDIVLGIYYLTRAKTGVKGEGMVFAGPDEVRSAIDSIAIDLHARIKVRINSELKETTAGRIILSEIVPPEIDFDMVNKLMNKKELTNLIDYCYRLCGDKTTILLCDRLKDLGFKYATISGLSFAVGNMIIPEQKKKIVLQADKDVFKIQRQYMDGLITDGERYNKVVDIWAQATEKIASEMLKGISTEEVAAADGKKRKIESFNPIYMMADSGARGSGQQLRQLAGMRGLMAKPSGEIIETPITANFREGLTVLQYFISTHGARKGLADTALKTANSGYLTRRLVDVAQDCIITEHDCETVDGVYVSALMEGGEIIETAGERVLGRVALQEIKDPFTGEVIVKANEEIDETLAEKVDNAGIEKINIRSVLTCRSKHGVCAMCYGRDLAHGHLVNIGEAVGIVAAQSIGEPGTQLTMRTFHIGGTAKFDEHSTLEARHDGVIKFVNLNTVKTRENDFVVMRRHGEVHVLDEQNRSRGKYILPYGAHLKVSENSPVKKGQLIAEWDPFSIPILAEVDGTIKYGDITEGKTMQEQVDEVTGLSRKIIIEFKGGDLRPRVSIKDNKGKTVKLADTNSEARYLLAVGVNLVVSDGDQVRAGDIIAKIPRETTKTKDITGGLPRVAELFEARKPKDFAVISEIKGVVSYGKDAKGKRKIIVTPEIGEEKEYLIPKGKHISVQEGEHVIPGDALMSGVNNPHDLLAIKGEKELARYLVDEVQEVYRLQGVKINDKHMEVIVRQMLRRVKVSEPGDTTFIADEKVERYRFQKENERVVAQGGRPAIGEPMLLGITKASLSTQSFISAASFQETTKVLTEASLSGKIDYLRGLKENVIMGRLITAGTGLVMYRKLGIKVVNDNPEVAVE; this is encoded by the coding sequence GTGGAAGACGTTTTCAGTTATTTTGAAAAACCAAAAAATCAAATCAAATTCAATGCGATGAAAATTTCCATCGCTTCGCCGGACAAAATACTTTCCTGGTCACGTGGCGAAGTAAAAAAACCGGAAACAATTAACTACCGGACATTTAAACCGGAAAAAGACGGGCTTTTTTGCGCAAAGATTTTTGGGCCGGTGAAAGATTACGAATGCCTTTGCGGGCGTTATAAGCGAATGAAACATCGTGGAGTAGTGTGTGAAAAGTGCGGCGTAGAAGTCATTCAATCCAAGGTTCGCCGCGAACGTATGGGTCACATTACCCTGGCAACTCCGGTGGCTCATATTTGGTTTTTAAAGAGTCTTCCGAGTCGCATCGGCAATGCGGTTGATTTGCTTTTGAGGGATCTGGAAAAGGTTCTTTATTTTGAATCCTGGATCGTTCTTGATCCCAAAGACACACCTTTGAAGAAAAAAGAGTTACTGACGGATGAAGAATACGATGAAGCCAGAGAACAATATGGTCAAAATGGTTTTGTTGCCGGAATTGGCGCCGAAGCGATAAGACAATTGCTGGAAGAGATTGATTTAGAGAAGCTCTACGAAGAACTGCGCACGGAAATTGTTACTTCCTTTTCCGATACAAAGAAGAAAAAACTGATTAAAAGATTGAAGGTTGTGGAAGCCTTGCGTAAGTCCGGAAATAAGCCGGAATGGATGATATTAACAATTCTGCCGGTTATCCCGCCTGATTTACGGCCCCTGGTTCCTCTGGATGGCGGCCGCTTTGCCACATCTGACCTTAATGATTTATATCGGCGGGTTATTAACAGGAATAACCGCTTGAAACGTCTACAGGAATTAAACGCACCGGAAATAATTATCCGTAATGAAAAACGGATGCTTCAGGAAGCGGTAGATGTTTTGTTTGATAACGGCCGACGGGGAAGAGCTATCACAGGTACCAACAAAAGACCCCTGCGCTCTTTATCGGATATGTTGAAGGGTAAGCAGGGTCGTTTCCGCCAGAACCTGCTGGGCAAACGTGTTGATTATTCGGGGCGTTCCGTTGTCACGGTTGGGCCTGATTTACGGCTTCATCAGTGCGGTTTGCCCAAGAAAATGGCCATCGAACTGTTTAAACCTTTTATCTATAATCGTCTGCTGGAAAAGGGATATGTCACCACGGTCAAGAGCGCCAAGAAGATGGTGGAAAAGGAAACGTCTGAAGTCTGGGATGCACTCGATGAAGTGGTACGCGAATACCCGGTCATTCTGAACCGCGCTCCGACGCTGCATCGTTTGGGTATGCAAGCTTTTGAGCCGGTGTTGATTGAAGGCAAGGCCATTCAACTTCATCCGCTGGTTTGCACAGCGTTCAATGCGGACTTTGACGGTGATCAAATGGCGGTCCATGTTCCACTTTCTATTGAAGCTCAAACAGAAGCCCGTGTGCTCATGATGTCTACTAATAATATTCTTTCTCCGGCCAACGGTAGTCCGATTATCATCCCCAGCCAGGATATCGTTTTGGGTATTTATTATCTTACGAGAGCCAAAACCGGAGTAAAAGGTGAGGGGATGGTTTTTGCCGGTCCAGATGAAGTTCGCTCAGCCATTGATTCCATTGCGATTGATTTGCATGCGCGCATTAAGGTGCGCATTAATTCAGAGCTGAAGGAAACCACAGCGGGAAGAATAATACTTTCGGAAATAGTTCCTCCGGAAATTGATTTCGATATGGTCAACAAGTTAATGAATAAAAAGGAACTGACCAACCTGATTGATTATTGTTATCGTTTATGCGGCGATAAGACAACGATTCTTTTGTGCGATAGGCTCAAGGATTTGGGCTTTAAATATGCCACTATTTCCGGACTTTCATTTGCCGTAGGCAACATGATTATTCCGGAACAAAAGAAAAAAATTGTTCTGCAGGCCGACAAAGATGTTTTTAAGATACAAAGACAATATATGGACGGCTTGATTACTGACGGTGAACGTTACAATAAGGTTGTGGATATCTGGGCGCAGGCTACAGAAAAAATAGCATCTGAAATGCTCAAAGGTATCAGCACCGAAGAAGTCGCTGCCGCTGATGGAAAGAAACGTAAAATTGAAAGTTTTAATCCTATTTACATGATGGCCGATTCCGGCGCTCGCGGTTCAGGACAACAGCTCCGGCAGTTGGCCGGTATGCGCGGACTGATGGCTAAACCGTCCGGTGAAATTATTGAAACGCCTATTACAGCTAATTTCCGCGAAGGCTTAACAGTTCTTCAGTACTTTATTTCTACACATGGCGCCCGTAAAGGTTTGGCTGATACCGCATTAAAGACTGCCAATTCCGGTTATCTGACCAGAAGGCTGGTTGATGTTGCTCAAGACTGCATTATTACAGAGCATGATTGCGAAACAGTTGATGGCGTCTATGTTTCCGCGCTGATGGAGGGCGGTGAAATTATTGAAACTGCCGGCGAGCGCGTTTTGGGAAGAGTAGCCCTGCAGGAAATCAAAGATCCTTTTACCGGTGAAGTGATAGTGAAGGCCAATGAGGAAATTGACGAGACTCTCGCTGAAAAGGTAGACAATGCGGGTATTGAAAAGATAAATATAAGATCGGTTTTGACCTGTCGTTCCAAACACGGAGTTTGCGCGATGTGTTACGGACGTGATCTGGCTCACGGCCACTTGGTCAACATTGGTGAAGCGGTTGGTATTGTTGCCGCTCAATCCATTGGTGAACCGGGAACACAGCTGACCATGAGAACCTTCCACATCGGTGGTACTGCTAAATTTGATGAGCATTCCACACTGGAAGCGCGTCATGATGGTGTAATTAAGTTTGTTAATTTAAATACAGTGAAGACCAGAGAAAATGATTTCGTTGTAATGAGACGTCATGGTGAAGTCCATGTTTTGGATGAGCAAAATCGTAGTCGTGGGAAATACATCTTGCCGTATGGAGCGCATTTGAAGGTGAGTGAAAATAGCCCTGTTAAAAAAGGGCAATTAATTGCCGAATGGGATCCTTTCTCTATACCTATTTTGGCTGAAGTGGATGGAACAATTAAATATGGGGACATTACCGAAGGAAAAACGATGCAGGAACAGGTTGATGAAGTTACCGGTTTGTCTCGTAAAATTATTATCGAATTTAAAGGCGGAGATTTAAGGCCGCGAGTTTCCATCAAGGATAATAAAGGGAAGACAGTCAAGCTTGCCGATACGAATTCTGAAGCCCGTTATCTCCTGGCGGTAGGAGTTAACCTGGTTGTTTCTGACGGTGATCAAGTTCGTGCCGGGGATATCATCGCGAAAATCCCGCGTGAAACAACCAAAACCAAGGATATCACAGGTGGTTTGCCTCGTGTCGCCGAACTCTTTGAAGCCCGGAAGCCTAAGGATTTTGCTGTTATCAGCGAGATTAAAGGTGTTGTCTCTTATGGTAAAGATGCCAAGGGTAAGCGCAAAATAATTGTAACTCCGGAAATTGGAGAGGAAAAGGAATACCTTATTCCCAAGGGTAAGCATATAAGTGTTCAGGAAGGCGAACACGTTATACCGGGTGATGCTTTGATGTCCGGCGTAAACAATCCCCATGACCTTTTAGCGATCAAGGGAGAAAAGGAACTGGCCAGATATCTGGTTGATGAAGTGCAGGAAGTTTACCGTCTGCAAGGTGTTAAAATTAACGATAAACACATGGAAGTAATTGTTCGTCAAATGCTTCGCAGGGTTAAAGTGAGTGAGCCTGGCGACACTACCTTTATCGCCGATGAAAAAGTTGAACGTTACCGCTTCCAGAAAGAAAACGAGAGGGTTGTTGCTCAGGGTGGACGTCCTGCCATAGGAGAACCGATGCTTCTCGGTATTACTAAAGCATCGCTCAGTACTCAGAGTTTTATTTCTGCTGCTTCATTCCAGGAAACTACCAAAGTACTTACGGAAGCCTCGCTGTCAGGTAAAATCGATTATTTAAGAGGGCTTAAAGAAAATGTTATTATGGGCAGATTAATAACGGCAGGTACCGGTTTAGTGATGTACAGAAAGCTGGGTATTAAGGTTGTGAATGATAATCCTGAAGTGGCGGTAGAATAA